Part of the Capsicum annuum cultivar UCD-10X-F1 chromosome 12, UCD10Xv1.1, whole genome shotgun sequence genome is shown below.
CGATCATTTGGACGAAATTCTAAAATTAGAGTTCTTTCACCCGGATCAACCTTTAAAGTATTTAAGTCAAATTCTTGAGAAGAATGCGATGATACTCCTAACTTATTTCTATTTTCTTCCCGATTAGGTTGACTATGTGTGACAGAACTTGAATTTGAGATTTCAGAAAAATATCTCTTCATTACTCTTGAATAGAAAGAAACAATCGTCAAGAACCGATTTGAAATTACAAAGCTACTGAAATAGAGATACATAGTTACTTACAGTTACTGGGGAATCAACAAACAACTGGCAGGATTACAAGAACAGGCGAATAATTAACTATCCGCAATGATAGCCTCACAAATCAACAAACCAACAGAGTAGCAACCCTCAAAATTTTGCTGAAATTGGAAAATTTTGACGGAATTGGAAAGCAAAATGGTTTAGGAATTAGGTATGGgccatattaaattaaaaaaaaaaaaaactggaaGTGTTTTTCCTTAATTATAGATGGAAGGAGCTATTAAAGCATGTTACAAAATTTCCTTAATTATAGTTGTAATGACAACTATTAAAGCATGTTACAGATACTAAAAGTAAAGCAACGCACCTAGTGAGATTCAAACCCACGATGTGTGGGCCGAAGGAGCAACCCAAGAAGTGGACTTAGAATCACTGAGCTATTCCACAACTTCGTTTTAGGTGGTTCAaatttaatatatgtacataaatactgattttctaccttatatatacaaggTAATTTTTtgccgagggggttcgggtgaaccccctgGCTACACCGTGGGTCCGCCCCTGATTCcatgataattttattatttaatattttaacaaGATTGAaggtaatttttaattaaattcctATCAATAACGGTGTCATAtttatttctccatcagataaaTATATAGCTATAGATAAATATGTAAAGCTTATATGTCATAATTATGTTCTAGATCTTGTTTCACATGGACGAAAAACAAATCTCAGTTAgaactttattctaagtcatAATAGTAATAATCTAAGTTCTTAGAATGCATGTACTATAATATTAATTATCGTAATACTAAATATCATTCATCAAAATGCATATCAATGTCTCTCGACTGAGAATGTTgcttttctttaaaattatttcattgcaaaaaaaaaagaaaattgatttaaaagaatttggtGTGTATTTAAATAAGACCTATtcatttataattaattaatttaaataataatcaatGATGAATTCAAAAAGCAATGTATCGATAATTCGTTTAAATAACATTAACTTACTATTTGAATGTCGATTGAATTGGGGTGGATAATCTCAAATATCCTAGATGCTTGTTTAGACTCGAGTGACGGGTTGCGAATTTATTCAAGTTTCGTTGTtattgataaaagaaaagagagataaaaaatatttgtaaggGAGTGAGGTAAGTTGCGGATTAATCCAAAACTCGTtgcaaatttgaaataaaagagtgaagagaataaaaatggataagaAAATTGTCTTGAGTTTATAAGAGACGAACAAATGCTTGTAACGCTTGATGAGCTTTAGGCATGTTGAAAATGATTGTCTTGATTAAGAATGTGTCGCATGTATTTTTCTGAGATGTTTAATATGAAACTCGCAGAATCAATTATGCACCTAGACAAAGATCGTCCTAAAATTAATTAAGTCTCAATACCCTAATCCAAGAGGTATAGACATGCATTATTAGTATATTATAAAATGAGTGAACCAATGCCTACAAACATAGtttattgaaatataatttaagtATAAGTTGATAAAAACAATCGTGATAGAACCACGGAACTCGAGGAGTGCCATACCTTTTCTatggtcaacagaatttcttatccgATCTTTTATTTTCGTATACCactaaagagtcattttctttttattagagattcaaaaaggtgattTGAAACACCATAACTTAATTTTTAGTTGTgactttataaataaattaattcttttcTAAAACATCACTTTAATGGAGAAAACCTTTTAAAACCAACTCCCTAACGGGGTGGggtaaaaataggggtgtgacagatggccaactgtcacacccctatttttacaACCCATCGCATTAGGAGTTcgttttagtgaaaaaaaaaatgactttttccaattaaagtgatattttgaaaagagattatttattttatagagtcgccacttgaaattgatcTAAGtgaccttattgaatccctattcaaaagaaaatgactctttattattgATATGCAAACTGAAAATTaggataaaaaattttattgcTCGAGGGAAAGATGTGAGACACCCCTCGAGTCTTGAGGTTCTAGCACAATCgttttaatctattttatgtgtcgccatttatCAAGCATGAAGTTAAAGAAATAAGGCAAGACTAGGTAAtgtttaccaaattgtcctttatcaAAAAACATGCTACTATCTTTTTTTAGTTAAGTGAGACCAATAAGGGTAACAGTGGAATTGTGTCTTTAAgtaattatcaaataagaaaaggtgacattctttttgggacggagggagtaatatctAATAATATTTGTATATACCTCTTCGATTAGGCTATTGAAAGTTAATCAATTTTAGAACGATCTTTGTCAACATTTCAGAAAGATGCGTACATCGCATTCTTAATCAAGCCAACGTATATTAAACGTGCCTAAAGCTTATCTAGTGTTAAAGGcatttattcatcttttataaACTCgagataatttttctttttcatttttcactcTTTTCCATAAATTTGCAATAAGTTTTGAATTAATCCGCAACTCTCCTCGCTCCCTTAGAATTGATCCCTCTTGTTTCTTTTATCATTTGTGATGGGTATTGGATTAATTCGTAACCCATCTCACTCCCTTACaaatgttattttctttcttttcttttatcaattaTGACAGGTCTTCGCAACTCATTTCACTCAATCTCACACTAATAAATAGTACGAGCTTGACTACCGAGTAGGCCCATAAAAATATTACAATACGAAAAATCCATTCAAAAATGATCAAGATAATCaaattaaacaacaacaacaatattacaccaatttgaaacttgaaataaaattaatatagtcCAATTTCTTAACAGTACACAATGAccatttattaaatttaaatgaaatatattttacttctattatgtaattgcaaaattaaaataaacagtTTATCAACATCTCAAAAACTTATCGTTGGAAACTTTTGTGATTTACAAATTTTCTCGAATTTCTTATGAAACAAATTGTGTGTCTCTTCATTTTCTATGAATAGCATGCTCACGCCGACAAACAAATGATTATAGAAATAAGCCGAcaatattttatgaataaaaCGTTTGTAATAAAGAATGAATATCACATAAATAATCAATTTTGCAtgctaaataatataaaaaaatcattgaGATAACTTCGTTCATAATTTAATTGACAATAAAATTTGAGTGCAAATAGATAGAAATTTTGTAAGAATCTATGTGACAAACTAAATTAAGTATAAAAATAAGAACATCGTCATCAAAacctcaaaataaaaatccaaccTCAAGCTAtaattcttttcatttctttttcccTCTAAATTCTCTCTTTTCCAGTTGTGCGCGTTTTTCCCCCCAAGCTCTCTACTTTTTTCTTTACCTTTAAATCTCTTTACCGTTTCCTCTAAGTcttgtctttttctttctctttttctcttttcattccagtttttctccaaatttcttgCTTTTTGTCTCCCTTTTCTCTCTACATTCCTTAGTTTTTTTTCCATCAAGTCTTGTTCaacttatcttttttctttttttttcttaaagttttataagttcccttctttttttttaatccgATTTTCGGTGCCTGTATTAGAGCCCCGACTAATTCGAATTGCACGTTGCAgtgcccattaaggtggcagcactTTCAACAGAGTTTTTCTCCTACCCGGAGTCGAACCCttgacctctggttaagggtggagcagccgcatccactgcaccacaacccatgttggtaagtTCCCTTCTCTTTTTTGtgtgttatatttttttcttttagttgcttaattttattttattttttgtttttgcgCATGCATGAATCATAAGTTGGGGTTTACAACACAACTACACACGAATTGCATTTCAACTAAACataattttacattttttgacactaataactttaaaaattatctcatttaaaatttaaaatcaatctaattAACATTGTTTCAAAATAGCAAACAAGTTATATATAAAGGCATAGAGCCTGAAttgcatataaataataaactatgCATGTTAAATAATATATGAAGCCATTGAAATAACTTCATTTATACTTTGATTCACAAcgaaacttttaaaaataaatagtacGAAATTGGATAAGAACTTATATGATAAACTAACTAAAAGATAAGAACGAACGATGTCACCAAAAAGTCGAACAAGATCCGAACTCAACTCGCCccttcttttcctttatctttttgttgctttctcttttctctctctctctaagtttttttaaatcttttttctcatgttttctctaacactttatttggatggtggtttgtcatgatttcataatgtacGGTACTGTACGATATGGTATTGTActgtacaatatagtacaatacaatgtttCAATGGACTGTATCGTTCACGACGGTTTAATAACAATTTTGTTGTTTGGTTTGACGATATGGTACTGTATTGTAGCTGGAAAGTTTATTAAAGTGCTCtgaattattataaatgttagtaaaataattttgttCCTACTAATCTGtcacaaattatgtcatgtaaatatattagttgttaaattcatgtaaattttaaCAAGATCAATATAAGAGTAGATTAAAATATATGTAGTCAGATCATTTTTATGTAGTAACaagtttcattttcttttggtGTTTTGAAATGTGACACCAACGAtaagtacaaagtttgaatgcatcttgTGTATTTTACGGGTGTGTTCGGTAtggaatacaaaaaaaaattacgaaAATAAATTGTTTCTTCCTTATTATCTTGTGTTCATtaggacaaaaaaaaaaatttcaaaaaatatttgcatatatttaacacaaaataatgagAACGATAGGATAAAGGGGATGTGGTAagacaaaaatatgaattttttatataaaaaaatattttgggggGTGAGGTAGTGGAGTGGGGGATCgaaggtaggggtaggggtgaggtaagaaaaagttttgattttttaaaaagataaatttaaaaatattttgttttgtagGTGGGGTTCATTGGGAGGAGGGGCTGGTAAGAGGTGGTGGTGGGGTAAGAAATctgttaaaaaattttaaaaatataaaaaaaataggtttaGGAGAGGGGCTGATAAGTGGAGGGGTAGGGTTAAGGGTGGAGTAAGAAaaagttttgtaatttttttaaaaaataaaattttaaaacaaaattggCGTGGTCGGGGTAGGGATGGGGTCAGGGTAGGGGTGGGAcaagaaaaaagtttaaaattttctaaaaaaaaattaaaaataattattttttaggcTGGGGGAGAAGCGGTGGCTCGTGGGGTGGGGAGAGAGGTAGGATGtagagttaaataatataaggtaaatggtaaaataaaattatataatattaaataagagCATAACtgaaaggaaaataagaaaactatGAGTACCACCAAATGGGTGGTTACATAACGTGAGGTTTTCATGAttatcaaaacatgaaattaaaccatatcataccatatattttagaaacaatcaaaataaacataattcttttaataaccataccatactataccatgaaaaaccaccatccaaacaaacagtgtgtaacttttttcttttccttattttctcttcTGCATTTCCCTTGTTgtttttctctctcctttttcTCACGTAAGTATTGTATATTTTGTGTTAACATCGGAGTGTTGAGGGGGAGTTGTGAGGGAGTTGGAGTATGGAGAGGTTGAAATGAactaataaataagctagtaatcCCTCTGCACTCCAGCTCCCTCACAGCTCTTCCTCAACACTACTATATTAACAAAGAATATACAACACTTACATGAGAAAAAggagagataaaaataataaagaacactaCTAGAAATTCGTATATTTTTGACTGAAAAAATTAATCGCAAAATTTTCGACTACTTCAGTCGgaaaacttaattttttatttttatcttttataaaatattttccaacACTATTTGtgacaaaaatcaaaatatttgacGGTAAATTTCGAAAAATATATATTCCGATTACTATAGTCGGTCAAGGCATATAAAATTGTCGATATTATTATGACCAAATATTTCGACCATTTCAATTGGTATAATTTCAATAGATGTAGTCGGAaactttataaataaataattaaatatattattaaatatatgaaaagtaaataattaaatatatatatatagatagagagAGACCCAATTAAATATATTTTCGACCACGATAGtcgaaaacataaataaataaataaacatatttctaaatatatttaattataaataattaaatatattattaaatatatttctgACCACTGTAGttggaaaagtaaataattaaataaatatattactatatatatataatcagaCCCAATTAAATATATTTTCGATCATAGTAgtcgaaaaaataaataaatatattactaaatatataatcataccctaatacaaaaaataaataattaattaaatatattattaactaTATATATTTGACTACTTTAGTCGGAAGcactaataattaaataaatacctgactaaatatataatcatacccttatacaaaaaattaataattaattaaatatatatccgATTACTGtagtaaaaaaagtaaataattaaagAGATATATTACTGTATATATATAATCAGACCcttatacataaaataaataattatttaaatatattattaaatatttttccaaCTAGTGCCGTCGGAAAGTTTAATAAACTTTACTACATTGTTGTTTAAGGAAATCATTTTAATACACCAAGTTTAATACATTACAAAAACCATTTCTCTCTCTAAACGTCTTTACTAAAGTCTCCAAACCCTTCTTCGACTCTGTTGACGGTGGTGACGATGTTGCCGACGGCGGTGGCGCTGCTCTTTCTTGATGGTGACGGCGATGGTGAGTCGGTGTTTTGTTTCGATTTTTAACTTGCGGTTTGACTTAGGTTTATAGGTTTAGTTATGATATAGgactgtttaatttttttttggcgTTTTTTGTGCTTGCTGAAAGTTAATTTGGCCAGTTTTTCAAAGTATACTGAAGAGATTTTCACAAATTGTATTCTTAAACCCTAACAATGATAATGGTGCTACTGGGGATCTGAAGAATCAACTGCAGTTTGGTTCTTCTATGAAGCTGGAGATTGCTGAGGAATTTGGGAATGAAAATAGATATGAGAATGGTGGAGTTACATATGGTGTAGGTGTACAAATGCAAATTAAATTAGAGGGAATTTGAATAATGGTAATGGTGGCTCTAACCTCATTACACAAAGCAGTTCACCAGCTGAATTCTTTAatggtatgcagattttgctcTTTAATAACTTTTGTTTGTTAAGTTTATGAAAAGAATTTAGCTTAATCTTGATGTGTAAGAGCTTAATTGAGTGTTTAATTTAGATTATGTGACTTTTATACTTGGGGAAGTTCACTTCTAGTTATTTTTTTAGGATTGTGAaggatttttttttgtctttgttgaTTTGATCTCAATCATTTAGGTAAAAGAAGAGGAAACATTTGGTCTATGTTgtttggactcttcaaaaatgttggtGGGTGCGTGTCAGATTCTTcaaaaagtagtgtattttttgaGAATCTAATTCAGGTgtggcatcgaaagtgaagaTTCCGGGAAACTTAGCTTTTGGTCGATTTGGGAATAAATCTGAGATTCAAgctttttattattcttttggaTTAGAAATGTACTGAATGATGGATTTTCTTGCTACTTTGATATAGTTTTTGATGTAGTAGTAATCAAGAATGGGGGGATTTTGTTGCTTATGTGCAAGATTTATGAGAGAAGTTAGGAATTTTGGAGCAAGTGTAGGGACTAACAGGGAAGCAAGTACATCAACTAATGCTTTCAACAATCAGATAAGCTACTCATCTTCTCAATCATCTAGCTCAAACTTCATGCTTAACATTTCTGAGAATGAATATTGGAACGACTCTCCGTTCAATTCtttgaagagaaataaagatGGTGATATGGAAATGTTTTCTAGTAATAATTTCAATGGAATGACTAATCAGGTAGCTATTCTATTTTCTGTCTTTTTGATCTTTCTGTTGAtcttgttgttttttgtttttgttactaATAGACGTTCGTTTTGTTTGTCAGAATAATGAATCAAGAAACTACAACACTTCTGGTTTAATTCACCATTTAATCTTGCCTAAGACACCTTTTGAGATGGCTGTCATAGAAAAATACCTGCAATTTCAACAAGATTCATTCCCTTGCAAAATTGGTGCCAAAAGAGGCTGCATGTAACGCcacgagagtacaccctagacgcCATACGGTTCTTggaaccacaagtaatcccaaccTAACCACAAGAGTACACCCTAGACGCCATACGGTTCTTggaaccacaagtaatcccaaccTAACCCATGAACCGACACACTGTTAAGTAACtggattataataaaataaataacaagttctgttgtgcggaaacataatcattgtcacacctttttttttcaccaaaaagattctgattttaaggtttgaaaaagttttattattaagtgacaaaaatgaaattttgtttcgaaaagaacttttaacaatcaaaactcagagtcgccacttggcataaatatggtgtgccaggtcacctttgaaaatccttttttaaaatgaTTGTTGACTCTTTAAAACTTGTTTGCGAATAGAGATGTCGGCTAAGGAATTttattgatcgaggggaaggtgttagtcACCCCTTGATcacgtggttcaaccacggtcgctccatagagtatatcggctagtatgacaCTATAGAATGTATAAACCAGCAAAACACACAGAAAGcaaacaaacaaccaaacaatTCAAAAGTCCAaaaatgtccagtccaatttattgcaaaccaaaataaaatgctGAAATgaaaacctacgctaacctacaatAATCTTAAACTacgctctacccgatgcctcgggtcTTGATCATGAACttcctttgcgtacatgatactttggggcatttcTCGACGAATAAGTACAATttcctcggggcattccctgactaaatgaatataagaaaatccgaAGCGATGAAGCAAAAgccattcaaacattcaacaatcacaaTCCCTATGTTTTGCCTACCCCGAACCTAAAATTTGCCTAACAATTCTcggcctaaaacatgatactatcgggTGCAAATTAATAGCAAACAATCAATTAATAAAACTATTTGCATTATGAATCAAAATTATGAACATACacctttatcaattttcaattccccCAATTTCATTCTCAAAATTATTGACTAATTCTTCGACTattaattcaatttctcacatccaaatccaacatcaaccaacacacaacaaagattcaaatattataaatacacGAATCATtcataatcacataaaaattaaagCTAGAGAAGATAAAATTGGACCTCAATGACAAATTTTCACTGTTTTCCCCtcctttctcttctctttatGCATCTGTGTGTGTAAGAGTATCTGTGGGTGTGTTTTTGTTCCCCAAGTCCTCTATTTTTCTCTATCTGTGTGTGTTGTGTATGTGTTAGTGTGTGTACAGTGTGGGCAATTTCTTCTTGCAGTGAGTGCGTATGAATAGGTGTATATGAAAGTGTGATTATGTGTATGTGTTTGTTGTGAGGGGAAAAAATAGAGTTTTGTGTGTTGTATTCTTGTTGAGTGGAAAATGGTGAACAAGCTGTGTAGTGTGTggaatataaaaaagaaaactatgaGGTGAGTGTATTATGTGATTGTGTGAGTGTTTATgttaaaaggaagaaaaataatgtGACTTTAGGGGGTTAGGAGGGTTTGCGGGTTAGGGGTAGGGTGAGGGGGTGTGGGGTATATGAGGTGgatatgttgttatttttgttagggtGAGGTATCAAAGTTGTTAAAAATTTGTTGGATTTGTTAGTGTGAAATTTATCACATGGGTGAAGGTCTACGGTAAAGTGAGGCTAAATGGGTAAAAACACtctcgggagggacaaaattacgtgtctataatcatggcataatctgaataagtACAATAccgataaagtttacaatctgattaaaaatgaaggaagaaactgaaatttacatgactgactctgactgacgtctatgaagcctctacgatactgactatagatagttgagacaacctccaactaccactaaccaatacatatgaaaataaatgaactgtacatgaactaaaattgtCTGGAGTTCctaaagtaggagaactcattacctgctggctggaatctgcaactgtttgATCGTGATGTGCgagctacaaatggtacctacattatgaaacaatgtagccacatagatgtatatgtggatcagtacttctggaatgtactgagtatgcaggggttaatgcaataagtaaaactgatttcatacataatcttaaaatgtGCATGGTAAGCATAAGTAAACTCACCAATAGGCTAGAATAAACTAAAAgatgaattatcttaaaacatgagtaccAAATGTAAtatgataagctggtgaatctctacacttagtttctgtaagactttacttttatgatataagtagaactgaagttgggatacagtaaaacatggatactgtatgaatactaaGTCTGAACTACGTGGTGGAGGCTGACGTAACTTGAGGATCTGAATATAAAATCATACGGAGAACGAATGCATAAAAACACAAAACCTAACATAACATGTGCTAAGCTTATCCgagtaactgaataactgattgctgaatactggtcatgtaaggtTGAACTGttcttagtctaaataactaggctgaaactgtagagtactaTGCTTATGTGGTAAGGAATATCAAAACAACctaagataactgagcatgaatgcgtgaaaactgtaatatctgagaatgcaagaccaagtgtataacGTGATTATgtaatagtttgtaaactgaattactaaaatactgataactgaatgctATGGTCTAGAAAAATTGATTTACACGCTATACTGAgtactataactgagactgtgggaggtatcattcaaccgatatgccctaatttgagctaatcggggtcctacctgtaaccctagttggaaggatatcagtaccgtgccaaggGTACTAaggctggctgtgtggatctgcTAAAATGAAgtctcgaaggactaaagagtcaccctatactggcaggtgcCCCAGTGAGATATGtgttaaccctcaactggtaggttaagatctcaaacctatgctagatacgtagttctagaacacaaggattgctactaaagatcacaccctctattggaaggtgagccctcatctttgagttcgctcagtgctaaatcctactcccaactgaatgacactataATACTAACTAGTGCATACACTGTTAACTGATAACTGACAAGCTCatgtcatggtattctaaaaataacagtgcatacgaATTCTAAGGTAATTATTAACGTATAAACTGATACTGGGACTGAAACTGGACTGAGCTAACTTAATTAGACTCACAACTGACCatattactgactgaatgatatttcCTATGATATAATTGAAATCATTCCGTAGATACTGGAAAACTTgacaaacaactaaattttgggtactcataacccccaggactcgatagtaataaCAATTAGATCACATGAGAgtatttgaaaccataataagtaagcattatttaaagaacccatcacttgg
Proteins encoded:
- the LOC124889523 gene encoding putative uncharacterized protein DDB_G0282133 isoform X2, giving the protein MGGFCCLCARFMREVRNFGASVGTNREASTSTNAFNNQISYSSSQSSSSNFMLNISENEYWNDSPFNSLKRNKDGDMEMFSSNNFNGMTNQNNESRNYNTSGLKRLHVTPREYTLDAIRFLEPQVIPT
- the LOC124889523 gene encoding transcription factor bHLH130-like isoform X1; its protein translation is MGGFCCLCARFMREVRNFGASVGTNREASTSTNAFNNQISYSSSQSSSSNFMLNISENEYWNDSPFNSLKRNKDGDMEMFSSNNFNGMTNQNNESRNYNTSGLIHHLILPKTPFEMAVIEKYLQFQQDSFPCKIGAKRGCM